AAACGGTCGTTGAAGCCGGCCATGGTCTTTTCCCAGTCGACGATGGTGCCGTCAACGGACGGCTCTACCCCACCGCCGGCGAGCACGCGGGCGTTTTGGGTTTCGACCTCGCTGTCCGCGAGTTGCTCGCCGAGGATGCCCTGGGCGGCCTCGGTGTTCACGCGCGGCGTGATTTTGCCGTCCTCGTTGGGGAAGCTGACCACCTCGCCAAGGCGATCCTCGGGGATGGCGGCGGTGTGGTCCTCGCGGCCGTTGACGGTCAGCGGGCCGTTCAGGGCTGCGCGCACGGGGCCGTCCATGGCGGCGGTGATGACGGCGCTATCAATCGCAGGCGGGATCTCGATCGGTTCGATGTCGATGCCGTCGGGGTTGAGCCAGCCGGTGGTGGTTTCGTCGTGAAGCGTTGCGCGGTCGACCTTCTGGCCGCTGACCGGGTCGGTGGTCTCGGCCTTGCCTGCCTTGACGCTGATGGTGCCGTCGGTGGGGTCGACGTGCAGTTCGTCGGTCAAGCGGTCAAGTTGCCGTTTCAGGGCGGGCTCATCGATACGCGGAACGACGTCGACTTCGCGGGTGGTGAACAGGCCGCGCAGGCGCGAGATCGGGTTGGCGGTTTCGACGCCGGCGGCGTCTACGGTGCCCTGCCAATCGATGCCCAGGCCGGACTTGGCGGGCACGAACGTCGCGGCCTTGTCGCCTGCGCGGACCTCGACTGGCTCGTCGGCGATGCCGCCGAGTTCGCTTTCGAGCTTCTCGCGCGCCTCGTCGGGTTTCATCGCCCCGATGTTCACGCCGCCGACGGTGGTGCCACGCGGCACGTTGCCGCGGTGCATCGCCAGGTCGGCGAGGTAGAGCGCGAGTGCGATCGCGACGATGCCGAGCAGCACGCCGAGTGCGATCTTGCCGCCGCGGCCGGAACTGCCCGCTCTATGCGAGGTTGCGTTCACCGTAGTCACCCAAACCAGGGTAATGGAGATCTTTGAAAGAGCTGCCTAGAGGCTGTCGTCGATAAGCATTTGCTGTACGCGGGTGGCGGCTTCGGTGACGCGCTCTTCGGGGATGTAGCCGTTGTGCACGCACCACACGATGTGGTCGATGATCGCGGGCAGGTCCTTGCCGGAGGACCATAACGCCTGGTCGGCGCCGGATCCGATGGCGCGGGCGACGGCGTCGCGGGTGGGCGCGTAGTCCAAGATGCCGCGCATGCCGGACAGGTCGTCGGTGACCACCACGCCGTTGAACGGCACGCCGCCGGGGTAGTCGCCCTCGCGTAGGATGCGGTAGGCCTCCGGGTTCATGGAACTCGGCACGCCGTCGGGACCAAGGCCCGGCACGATCATGTGGCCCATCATCACGCTGGCGCGCGGGTACTTCGACAGCAGCGGACCGTAGGGACGCATGTCCAGCTCGCGCATCTCGTGCAGCGGCGGGGTGACCGCAAGTTGCAGGTGGGTATCTCCCGAGGCGCGGCCGTGGCCCGGGAAGTGTTTGAAGGTGGGGGTGATGTTGGCGTCGATAAGCCCCTGCGAAAACAGCGACGCCACTCGCACGACCTCGGCCGGATCGCCGTTGAATGAGCGGTCGCCGACGATGTCCAGGTTGGTCACATCCAGGTCAAGCAGCGGCGCGTAGTCCACGTTCACCCCGTGCTCGCGCAGCGCCCGGCCGATGTCCCAGCCGGTGCCGCGGATGACCTCCGGCGGGGTGCCAGCGAGCGCGCGCGGCGACATGAACTCGCCGAACACCCCAGTGTGGCGCTGCACGCGGCCGCCCTCGAAGTCGATGGAAACGGAAAACGGCCGGTCGTACTGCTCGCGCAACGCGTTGATGTTGCGGCCCGGTTCCGTGAGCAACTTCGGGTCCGCCCAGCTCGGAATGATCAGCCCGCCGGCGCCCTGGTCGAGCGCGAACCGCGCCTGGTCGTAGTTGGACACGCCGACGACCATCAGCGACGCCACACGCGCCCGCAGGTCCTCCGGCACGCGCTGTTGCGCCGGGCTGAGCACCTGGGGAGCTGCTTGCTTATCGACGAACCCCTGCCCCGGCTGCCCCTCCGTCGAGGTCACCGTCACCACTTCGGTCTCCGGCGCCGGTGTTTCCTCCGGGGCGCAGGCGGCAAGGCCGGCGCACATAAGCAGCACAGTGGCAGCCGCTGTGGCTCGAACCCGCATTGCACAGACCCCTTCATCGTGTGTGGAAACGCCATTACTGTACTCGCCACTGGTAGCCTTACCCGACATGTCCCATCGCGTGAACCTGCTGCCCGAGCCGCTGCGTCAACACGCTGCCTCGCCCGTGGTGGCCAGCGCCGTTGTCGGCATCGTCCTCGGCGTGGTCGGGGTGCTCGGCATCGCGGCGGCGTCGGGCCAGTCGACGGTGCCGGAGGATACTGCCGTCGCCGCCGACGACGCGGTGCTCGGCGGGCCGGAGTACGGCTCGCGGAAGTAGGCCGGCGTGCGCTCGTCGTCACGCGCGCATGTGCTCGGTTGGCTCGCGCTGATTCTGCTCACGCTCGCGCAGCCGCCCGGGCGGGTCGCGGCGGACACGAAGTTCGACCTTGTCGCTGATCCGCTGCGGTTTCTTACCCGCGCCACCCACGCGTTTACCGACGAGTTCCCGCTCGGCCAGGTGCAGAACCAGGCGTACGGGTACCTCTTCCCGCAAGGCGCGTTTTTCCTGCTTCTCGATTGGGCACCGGATTGGCTCGCCCAGCGCGCGTGGTGGTCGTTGCTGCTGTGCCTGGCGTACTCGGGCACGCTGGTGCTTGCGCGTCGCATCGGGATCCGGGGCACGTGGCCACCGGTCCTCGCGGCGATCTTGTACGCGCTAAGCCCGAGGATTTTGACCACGCTCACCGCAATCTCGTCGGAGGCGTGGCCGGTCGCGCTCGTGCCGTGGACACTCGTGCCGTTGGTGTCTAAAAGGCCCCAGGTCGCACCCGCGCTGGTGGCGGTGGCATGCATGGGCGCGGTCAACGCAACCGCCACCGTCGCCGCGTGTCTGCCGGCGTTCGTGCTGCTGCTTGCGCGGCGCGCGTTGAAGCAGGCGGCGCTGTTCGCCGCCGGAGCGATGGCCGTCTCAGCGTGGTGGATCGGGCCACTGCTCGTGCTCGGCCGGTACTCCCCGCCGTTTACGGACTTCATCGAGTCCGCACACGTGACCACCGCATGGCTCAACCCGGTGGAGATCTTGCGCGGCACCACCTCC
Above is a genomic segment from Corynebacterium lujinxingii containing:
- a CDS encoding VanW family protein — encoded protein: MTTVNATSHRAGSSGRGGKIALGVLLGIVAIALALYLADLAMHRGNVPRGTTVGGVNIGAMKPDEAREKLESELGGIADEPVEVRAGDKAATFVPAKSGLGIDWQGTVDAAGVETANPISRLRGLFTTREVDVVPRIDEPALKRQLDRLTDELHVDPTDGTISVKAGKAETTDPVSGQKVDRATLHDETTTGWLNPDGIDIEPIEIPPAIDSAVITAAMDGPVRAALNGPLTVNGREDHTAAIPEDRLGEVVSFPNEDGKITPRVNTEAAQGILGEQLADSEVETQNARVLAGGGVEPSVDGTIVDWEKTMAGFNDRLLGDKPRTWDAEYKEVPAEFTTDDANNATFDEVVGSFTTGGYSGASGTNIAIVAGTVNGAIVNPGETFSLNGFTGPRGTAQGYVESGIILNGRADTAVGGGISQFATTLYNAAYFAGMTDVAHTPHSYYISRYPAGREATVYEGAIDLQFRNDSPYPVRIATNVGGGQVTVSLMGVNTVNVESINGGRWAQTSPQPVYVSGANCSPSGGAPGFTTSDTRIIYDLAGNEINRETQTTVYDPQPIVRCG
- a CDS encoding glycoside hydrolase family 3 N-terminal domain-containing protein, encoding MRVRATAAATVLLMCAGLAACAPEETPAPETEVVTVTSTEGQPGQGFVDKQAAPQVLSPAQQRVPEDLRARVASLMVVGVSNYDQARFALDQGAGGLIIPSWADPKLLTEPGRNINALREQYDRPFSVSIDFEGGRVQRHTGVFGEFMSPRALAGTPPEVIRGTGWDIGRALREHGVNVDYAPLLDLDVTNLDIVGDRSFNGDPAEVVRVASLFSQGLIDANITPTFKHFPGHGRASGDTHLQLAVTPPLHEMRELDMRPYGPLLSKYPRASVMMGHMIVPGLGPDGVPSSMNPEAYRILREGDYPGGVPFNGVVVTDDLSGMRGILDYAPTRDAVARAIGSGADQALWSSGKDLPAIIDHIVWCVHNGYIPEERVTEAATRVQQMLIDDSL
- a CDS encoding DUF2613 domain-containing protein; translated protein: MSHRVNLLPEPLRQHAASPVVASAVVGIVLGVVGVLGIAAASGQSTVPEDTAVAADDAVLGGPEYGSRK